The Megalops cyprinoides isolate fMegCyp1 chromosome 19, fMegCyp1.pri, whole genome shotgun sequence genome has a window encoding:
- the ccnf gene encoding cyclin-F produces the protein MKAGVVHCRCSKCFSVPSKRRIRKRVSALTLLSLPDEVLLCVLQCLSAEDLLSVRAVHSRLRDIIDSHSSVWARVSFKDSWPAPDSIWLFERAAEKGNFEAAVKLGIAYLYNEGPSLSDEGRAEVCGRKAAWFFGLAESLRSAAAGPFVWLFIRPPWSPSGSCCKAVVYDWLKTECNAHTKKRGSLLHCLARILQLFDAEEKRSEALSMLAESSNHGCLQSSYLLWEHQRTMAVSDPGRYLQCLRALRDYAAKGCWEAQLALAKLCSSGNPLGLEPRACADLVTQLFRTSSPPHRRAQDLLRRGINDTMRYILVDWLVEVTTMKDFSSLALHVTVSCVDRYLALHSVPKSRLQLLGIACMVVCTRYISKDILTIREAVWLTDNTYKYEDLVRMMGEVISVLEGRIRTPTVLDYGEVLLSLLPVERRSAHLYSYVCELSLLYTSLTLLTPAQLASAALLLTRALHHHAPVWPAQLAENTGFSREDLVPHALQLYVKCFNDDVPRDYRQVSLTGVKQRFEDEAYQQISKEKVMELGELCQVLEVSEWEQQVFGPEAPCLAPQAAEIHTFLSSPAGNSKRRREDGMESHRGSFLATPTAELSNQEETLLGDILDWSLDTSCSGYEGDQESEGEREGEAAATPMIHLELACRPEDGLQHCRALSSDDDSFCDPNEDEEEEEEGGSCSWSSGRGGRAWSARTQADLHSSGYSSVQSTSPPPTLASRAPPPRRQVKRKNGAEHSGEEAKEEEEEDDAANTGFLVL, from the exons ATGAAAGCGGGAG TGGTGCATTGCCGTTGTTCAAAGTGCTTCTCGGTGCCGTCAAAGCGGCGCATACGAAAGCGAGTGTCGGCCTTGACGCTGCTCTCCCTGCCCGACGAagtcctgctgtgtgtgctccAGTGCCTGTCGGCCGAGGACCTGCTGTCCGTCAGAGCT GTGCATTCCAGACTCCGTGACATCATCGACAGCCACTCGAGCGTCTGGGCCCGGGTCAGCTTTAAGGACAGCTGGCCCGCCCCTGACAGCATCTGGCTTTTTGAGAG AGCGGCGGAGAAGGGGAACTTCGAAGCAGCTGTAAAACTGGGCATTGCCTACTTGTACAACGAAGGAC CGTCGCTGAGTGACGAGGGTCGTGCGGAAGTGTGCGGCAGGAAGGCGGCCTGGTTCTTCGGCCTGGCGGAGAGCCTGCGCTCAGCTGCGGCCGGTCCCTTTGTCTGGCTCTTCATCCGGCCGCCGTGGTCCCCCTCCGGGAGCTGCTGCAAGGCGGTGGTGTATGACTGGCTCAAGACAGAGTGCAACGCCCATACG aagAAGAGGGGATCCTTGCTGCACTGTCTGGCCCGAATCCTTCAGCTCTTTGAT gccGAGGAGAAGCGGAGCGAGGCGCTGTCCATGTTGGCCGAGTCGTCCAATCACGGCTGCCTGCAGAGCTCCTACCTGCTGTGGGAACATCAGCGAACGATGGCG GTGTCCGACCCCGGCAGGTACCTCCAGTGCCTGCGTGCGCTCAGGGACTACGCGGCCAAGGGGTGCTGGGAGGCGCAG CTGGCCCTGGCCAAGCTGTGCAGCAGTGGGAACCCCCTGGGCCTGGAGCCGCGGGCCTGCGCCGACCTGGTGACCCAGCTCTTCCGGACTTCCTCCCCGCCCCACCGCCGCGCCCAGGACCTGCTCCGCCGGGGGATCAACGACACCATGAG GTACATCCTGGTAGACTGGCTGGTGGAGGTGACCACCATGAAGGACTTCTCGAGCCTGGCGCTGCACGTGACGGTGAGCTGCGTGGACCGCTACCTGGCGCTGCACTCCGTGCCCAAGTCCCGTCTGCAGCTCCTGGGCATCGCCTGCATGGTGGTCTGCACCCG CTACATCAGCAAGGACATCCTGACCATCCGAGAGGCGGTGTGGCTCACAGACAACACCTACAAGTACGAGGACCTGGTGAGGATGATGGGGGAGGTCATCTCTGTGCTGGAGGGCAGGATCCGG ACCCCCACTGTGCTGGACTACGGCGAGGTGCTGCTGTCGCTTCTGCCCGTGGAGAGGCGCAGTGCGCACCTGTACAGCTACGTCTGCGAGCTGTCGCTGCTCTACACCTCCCTGACCCTGCTGACCCCGGCCCAGCTCGCCAGCGCCGCCCTGCTGCTCACCCGCGCCTTGCACCACCACG CTCCTGTGTGGCCGGCCCAGCTGGCGGAGAACACCGGCTTCTCCCGCGAAGACCTGGTCCCCCACGCGCTGCAGCTCTACGTGAAGTG CTTCAACGATGACGTGCCGAGGGACTACAGACAAGTGTCCCTCACCGGGGTGAAGCAGAGGTTTGAGGACGAGGCCTACCAACAGATCAGCAAAGAGAAG GTGATGGAGCTTGGGGAGCTGTGCCAGGTGCTGGAGGTGTCGGAGTGGGAGCAGCAGGTGTTCGGCCCAGAGGCCCCCTGTCTTGCCCCCCAGGCTGCCGAAATTCAcaccttcctctcctccccggCCGGCAACAGCAAGAG GCGTCGAGAGGACGGCATGGAGTCTCACAGAGGCAGCTTCCTGGCCACACCCACAGCTGAGTTGTCCAATCAGGAGGAGACGCTGCTGGGGGACATCCTGGACTGGAGTTTGGACACTTCGTGCTCTGGATACGAGGGTGACCAGGAGAGCGAAGGGGAGCGGGAAGGCGAGG CTGCGGCGACTCCCATGATACACCTGGAGCTGGCATGTCGACCCGAGGATGGCCTGCAGCACTGCCGCGCCCTGTCCAGTGACGACGACAGCTTCTGTGACCCGAACGAGgacgaagaggaggaagaggaaggaggcagCTGCTCCTGGTCGTcggggaggggagggcgggCGTGGTCGGCGAGGACACAGGCCGACCTCCACAGCTCAGGCTACTCCTCCGTCCAGAGCACCAGCCCGCCCCCAACCCTGGCGTCCCGGGCCCCGCCCCCACGGAGACAGGTGAAGAGGAAGAATGGGGCGGAGCACAGCGGCGAGGAGGcgaaggaggaagaggaggaagatgacgCTGCCAACACGGGCTTCCTCGTCCTGTAG